Proteins from a genomic interval of Sugiyamaella lignohabitans strain CBS 10342 chromosome C, complete sequence:
- the MSS116 gene encoding Mss116p (Mitochondrial transcription elongation factor; DEAD-box protein; required for efficient splicing of mitochondrial Group I and II introns; non-polar RNA helicase that also facilities strand annealing; promotes RNA folding by stabilizing an early assembly intermediate; GO_component: GO:0005759 - mitochondrial matrix [Evidence IEA]; GO_component: GO:0005759 - mitochondrial matrix [Evidence IMP] [PMID 2535893]; GO_component: GO:0005739 - mitochondrion [Evidence IEA]; GO_component: GO:0005739 - mitochondrion [Evidence IDA] [PMID 16823961]; GO_function: GO:0005524 - ATP binding [Evidence IEA,IEA]; GO_function: GO:0004004 - ATP-dependent RNA helicase activity [Evidence IDA] [PMID 17081564]; GO_function: GO:0008026 - ATP-dependent helicase activity [Evidence IEA]; GO_function: GO:0003723 - RNA binding [Evidence IEA]; GO_function: GO:0003723 - RNA binding [Evidence IDA] [PMID 17081564]; GO_function: GO:0033592 - RNA strand annealing activity [Evidence IDA] [PMID 17081564]; GO_function: GO:0004386 - helicase activity [Evidence IEA,IEA]; GO_function: GO:0016787 - hydrolase activity [Evidence IEA]; GO_function: GO:0003729 - mRNA binding [Evidence IDA] [PMID 23222640]; GO_function: GO:0003676 - nucleic acid binding [Evidence IEA]; GO_function: GO:0000166 - nucleotide binding [Evidence IEA]; GO_process: GO:0006200 - ATP catabolic process [Evidence IEA]; GO_process: GO:0000372 - Group I intron splicing [Evidence IMP] [PMID 15618406]; GO_process: GO:0000373 - Group II intron splicing [Evidence IMP] [PMID 15618406]; GO_process: GO:0000373 - Group II intron splicing [Evidence IDA] [PMID 17081564]; GO_process: GO:0034337 - RNA folding [Evidence IMP] [PMID 21045551]; GO_process: GO:0008380 - RNA splicing [Evidence IEA]; GO_process: GO:0006397 - mRNA processing [Evidence IEA]; GO_process: GO:0006417 - regulation of translation [Evidence IEA]; GO_process: GO:0006392 - transcription elongation from mitochondrial promoter [Evidence IDA,IMP] [PMID 24732805]), which produces MFSKSSNLLILSANPTIRRGYLDAVRAISATIAPNSCFHTASQNLEAYGKNSTRQSSGTGYDRKRSKNYGSSNNYNNHGNNYGNNYGNNNRGSNSYGGGYNSFQGSTGRKGNARGTWGGKNKTRDSERDQEKVIGRNRLSNRGGEGDGLRGLDDYEVDILKLRGLEWTDLLPKVEEKTSENAESGSESETSTESEKSSSESAAGFSGVPTLELANQKVVSRVLVNSLHYNRKYTSLTPVQAQTLIPILRNESVVVRAKTGTGKTAAFAIPTLQKVLEAKRAGEEGVKAVIISPTRELAQQIADEITAISTYGELRKIKTQCFVGGLSKDRQLKLGFLNKPVVDIVVATPGRLYDILEDDNVLKHFKGLRFKVLDEADRLLDIGFRNELEAIRDRLAEVVEGEVPTLLFSATIDQTVRSFARDEFGQRAKIVDTVPKNEPTAAELVEQHSIVCSNWAQMYTAGVEYIEKELVAAKNALEESNNGAARPFKAVLFMPSVVLVENFAKVLSEYFADGDHGRNFVHTLHGQMTQASRQRISDSYRKSRQSILVTTDVVARGMDFPQVTHVFQIGVPSDVASYIHRIGRTARIGNSGKSFLILSKYEKDYLNRLQSAAKITMANEVNTYKPDAEVASKVAQAVPESIVDEEEANDIYNNVLISVGSIKRSYRMDSRAYIRDHQQFADLFGLDTPILAGSAQKIWTDRREPRHKGGRGSFRGGSRQSRMKW; this is translated from the coding sequence ATGTTTAGTAAAAGCTCTaatttgctgatattgtcaGCCAATCCTACCATCAGGAGGGGATATTTAGATGCTGTAAGGGCCATTTCGGCTACTATTGCCCCTAACTCGTGTTTTCATACTGCTTCCCAAAATTTAGAGGCCTACGGAAAAAATAGTACAAGGCAGTCATCTGGAACTGGCTATGACAGAAAACGAAGCAAGAATTATGGATCATCTAATAATTACAACAATCATGGCAATAACTATGGCAATAACTAcggaaataataatagagGTAGCAACAGCTATGGAGGTGGCTATAATAGCTTCCAAGGTTCAACTGGCCGTAAGGGCAATGCTAGAGGAACTTGGGGTGGAAAGAATAAGACCCGGGATAGTGAACGGGATCAGGAAAAAGTAATTGGAAGAAATAGATTATCAAACCGTGGTGGTGAAGGTGATGGATTAAGGGGACTGGATGATTATGAAGTGGACATTTTAAAATTAAGAGGACTTGAATGGACTGATTTACTTCCCAAGGTAGAAGAAAAGACCTCAGAGAATGCTGAATCTGGTTCTGAATCTGAAACCAGTACCGAATCCGAGAAAAGCAGTTCTgaatctgctgctggctttTCTGGAGTTCCAACTTTGGAATTGGCTAATCAAAAAGTTGTGTCCAGAGTTCTTGTCAACTCTCTTCATTATAACAGAAAATATACGAGTCTGACCCCAGTACAAGCTCAGACTCTAATTCCTATTCTCAGAAATGAAAGTGTTGTCGTGCGAGCCAAGACAGGTACTGGTAAGACAGCTGCTTTTGCTATTCCTACTCTTCAAAAGGTCTTAGAAGCTAAAAgagctggagaagaaggtgTCAAAGCTGTGATTATATCGCCTACTCGTGAGCTGGCTCAACAAATCGCTGATGAGATCACTGCCATTTCCACCTACGGTGAATTGCGAAAAATTAAAACTCAATGTTTTGTTGGAGGTCTTTCTAAAGACAGACAACTGAAGCTTGGTTTCTTAAATAAGCCTGTCGTCGATATTGTAGTTGCCACTCCTGGTAGACTTTATGATATTCTTGAGGATGACAATGTATTGAAGCATTTCAAAGGACTTCGATTCAAGGTTTTGGATGAAGCTGACAGACTTTTAGATATCGGTTTCCGCAACGAATTAGAGGCTATTCGTGATAGACTTGCCGAGGTAGTGGAGGGTGAGGTTCCTACTCTTTTGTTCTCCGCTACTATTGACCAGACCGTCAGGTCGTTTGCTCGTGATGAGTTTGGACAGAGAGCCAAGATTGTTGATACTGTTCCAAAGAATGAAcctactgctgctgaactGGTCGAGCAACATTCTATTGTTTGCTCTAACTGGGCTCAGATGTACACTGCTGGTGTGGAATATATCGAGAAGGAATTGGTAGCTGCTAAGAATGCATTGGAAGAAAGTAACAACGGAGCAGCCAGACCCTTTAAAGCCGTTCTTTTCATGCCCTCAGTGGTGCTTGTGGAGAATTTTGCCAAAGTCCTTTCTGAATATTTTGCTGATGGCGACCATGGTCGCAACTTTGTTCATACCTTGCATGGCCAGATGACCCAGGCCAGCAGACAACGTATTTCTGACTCATATCGTAAATCACGACAGAGTATCCTTGTGACTACCGACGTAGTTGCTAGAGGTATGGACTTTCCCCAAGTGACGCATGTTTTCCAGATAGGCGTTCCTAGTGATGTTGCATCTTACATCCATAGAATTGGTCGTACCGCCCGTATTGGTAACAGTGGTAAATcgttcttgattttgtctAAATATGAGAAAGACTATCTTAATCGTCTTCAAAGCGCTGCCAAGATTACCATGGCTAACGAAGTGAATACCTATAAGCCAGATGCCGAAGTAGCATCCAAGGTAGCACAAGCTGTTCCCGAGTCTATCGTTGACGAAGAGGAGGCTAATGACATTTATAACAACGTCCTTATCAGTGTGGGTAGTATTAAACGTTCATACCGCATGGACTCACGAGCATATATCAGGgaccaccagcaattcGCTGATTTGTTTGGTCTCGACACTCCTATCCTCGCCGGTTCTGCTCAGAAGATATGGACAGACCGACGTGAGCCCCGCCACAAGGGTGGTAGAGGAAGTTTCCGTGGCGGTAGCAGACAGTCACGCATGAAGTGGTAA
- a CDS encoding mRNA cleavage and polyadenylation specificity factor complex associated protein, producing MGQVSPNPVQTPVTAQYVPWVPVTSGAAQTVPSQASPTQGLKIDHLPVPLQTILMNPPLRDRPMLQAQVIAEYFQAYARAQQEQQQKQLQKQQQQQQQQQFQEQQLNQQQEQQRQLELQRLQQLQQYQQMQMQQQQQNQFQQQFQQQQYAFMNQGQQAIPIQSPSSYHQALTPGTQPLPLPVNYELYQHPPTGANLSPSEVEKLQRQQQIVLEQQKRLELRRDQDAKGKNTGKRTATGTITGDESQAKRSKISPSPLNVAEFYRQQQLPEAGQTGSPFNATDDIQDKLDILNAQSPPVPLKLRIRPLFTDNFTDMAFVGEKFRDLILEESKKEWKTVQDDDELSEYLNIALDNGSPEFWKTFDDTKKKFLVRITNWMRHLIRDRVEGKHYGLLLVGLKVLAKINLSTAAIESLKLEKTLAKAMEHGDAEIRNLCRQVLKIAPKKVVKTAPPARPAVITKKPKPSTAASSTVPVKAVSSAKEATTKPAPSVTGLAPSKLPTSKPELKPKSASATATSDSSSSTTTTNATRSSSSSFFDTIKSAKVSKPASSSTSTSTGPTSLKSAVSSSITAASQKAKPAATAKPSSAPMTMLFSGAASIKSQIEKNKEKAVITGSKSSAGPETKKKTKVKKSVHWKAADDLVQVRYISDGEDNEEEPHHKMHASDRRTMDFHEALQFKNIPEIDEELDWYEPVEFDWQDDVKKSFRRAGYLKRGGILEPKSEEAKIQKARESHALIAVYTSVDDVPDNPSPPDASDEANDLKTNGNLVIIRLPEELELNPIVLKFNDELLIRQKIEQASQILGEVTKLSSQSPPQTDSTTNTSNKSALPPLPPPPPPPSVPPAGIPDLSDVFKFLGNLAPIQSRSGFIAPPPPQSGNDNSSWHGSHGQDDDDRIKQLRSRDVRPYVRNYKGHDSYNKPCSFFARGTCKFGEKCKNVHEGP from the coding sequence ATGGGTCAGGTTAGCCCAAATCCTGTTCAGACACCCGTCACTGCGCAGTATGTACCATGGGTTCCGGTCACCAGTGGTGCCGCCCAAACAGTTCCAAGCCAAGCTAGTCCTACTCAAGGGCTCAAAATCGATCATTTGCCTGTTCCATTGCAGACAATATTGATGAACCCCCCTCTACGTGATAGACCCATGTTACAAGCTCAAGTTATTGCTGAATATTTTCAGGCTTATGCCAGAGcccagcaggagcagcaacagaaacaattgcagaaacaacaacagcaacaacaacagcaacaatttcaagaacaacagcttaatcaacaacaagagcagcagcgccaGTTAGAACTTCAACGCTTGCAACAGCTACAGCAATACCAGCAAATGCAGAtgcagcaacaacaacaaaatcaatttcaacaacaatttcaacaacagcagtatgCATTTATGAATCAGGGTCAACAAGCAATTCCAATTCAGTCTCCTTCCTCTTATCACCAAGCATTAACACCCGGTACCCagccactgccactgccagtGAACTATGAACTGTATCAACACCCTCCTACTGGAGCCAATTTATCGCCGTCTGAAGTCGAGAAGTTACAacgccagcagcaaattGTCCTTGAACAACAGAAAAGATTAGAGTTGAGAAGGGATCAAGATGCTAAAGGCAAGAACACTGGAAAGAGGACCGCAACAGGCACTATTACCGGCGATGAAAGTCAGGCAAAGAGAAGCAAAATCAGTCCTTCACCCCTAAATGTTGCAGAGTTCTATcgtcaacagcagttgCCAGAAGCTGGTCAAACTGGAAGTCCATTCAATGCAACAGACGATATCCAAGATAAGCTTGATATACTTAATGCAcaatcaccaccagtaccactTAAGTTGCGCATTAGACCACTTTTTACTGACAATTTCACCGACATGGCATTTGTCGGCGAGAAATTCCGAGACCTGATCCTCGAAGAGTCAAAGAAGGAATGGAAGACTGTGCAGGATGACGATGAATTAAGTGAGTATCTCAATATTGCTCTCGATAACGGATCTCCAGAATTTTGGAAGACTTTTGATGAtaccaagaagaagtttcTTGTTCGAATCACAAACTGGATGAGACATCTGATTCGTGATAGAGTCGAAGGCAAACATTACGGGTTACTATTGGTTGGACTCAAAGTCTTAGCCAAGATAAACTTGTCCACTGCTGCTATAGAATCTCTCAAGTTGGAAAAGACTCTTGCTAAAGCTATGGAACATGGAGATGCCGAAATAAGAAACCTTTGTAGACAGGTTCTCAAGATAGCCCCTAAGAAGGTGGTCAAAACTGCCCCTCCAGCTCGTCCTGCTGTAATCACTAAGAAGCCGAAACCAAGCACTGCCGCTAGCTCTACTGTCCCTGTGAAAGCAGTCAGCAGTGCTAAGGAAGCCACTACTAAACCCGCACCTTCTGTTACTGGCTTGGCTCCTTCGAAACTGCCAACTTCAAAACCTGAGttaaaaccaaaatctgCATCTGCCACAGCAACTTCTGATAGCTCAAGTTCGACCACCACAACTAATGCCACCAGGTCATCAAGTTCCAGCTTTTTCGATACTATTAAAAGTGCTAAAGTGTCTAAACCAGCATCTTCTAGCactagtactagtactggACCAACATCTTTAAAGTCTGCCGtatcatcttcaatcaCGGCAGCAAGTCAAAAAGCCAAACCTGCAGCAACTGCCAAGCCATCTTCGGCACCCATGACAATGCTGTTCTCCGGAGCTGCTTCTATCAAAAGTCAAATTGAGAAGAATAAGGAGAAGGCAGTTATTACTGGTTCAAAGAGTAGCGCGGGTCCAGAAACTAAGAAAAAGACCAAAGTTAAGAAGTCTGTGCATTGgaaagctgctgatgaccTTGTGCAAGTTAGATATATAAGTGACGGCGAAGATAATGAGGAGGAACCACACCATAAAATGCATGCATCCGACAGAAGAACCATGGACTTCCATGAAGCTTTGCAGTTTAAGAATATCCCTGAAATCGATGAAGAGCTCGACTGGTACGAACCTGTGGAATTTGATTGGCAAGACGATGTAAAGAAGTCCTTCCGTCGTGCAGGATATCTCAAGAGAGGAGGTATTCTCGAGCCCAAAAGTGAGGAGGCAAAGATACAAAAGGCTCGTGAGTCTCATGCTCTCATCGCTGTATATACctctgttgatgatgtACCGGATAATCCATCACCGCCAGATGCATCAGATGAAGCAAATGATCTAAAAACCAATGGTAATCTGGTTATTATCAGGTTACCAGAAGAGCTCGAACTGAATCCTATTGTGCTCAAGTTCAACGATGAATTACTTATACGGCAGAAGATTGAACAGGCAAGCCAGATTCTCGGAGAAGTTACAAAACTCAGTTCTCAATCACCTCCCCAAACAGACTCCACTACTAATACTTCCAACAAATCTGCATTGCCACCTTtacctccacctcctccaccaccatcagTTCCTCCTGCTGGAATTCCTGACCTCAGCGATGTTTTCAAGTTTCTTGGCAATCTTGCTCCTATACAATCCCGCTCAGGATTTAttgcaccaccaccgccacAGAGTGGGAATGACAATAGTTCATGGCACGGGTCCCATGGtcaagatgatgatgacaggATTAAGCAACTACGTTCTCGCGATGTTCGTCCTTATGTTCGTAATTACAAAGGGCATGACTCTTACAATAAGCCTTGCTCATTTTTCGCCAGAGGTACTTGCAAATTTGGCGAAAAGTGCAAAAATGTTCATGAGGGGCCTTAA
- the HCR1 gene encoding Hcr1p (eIF3j component of translation initiation factor 3 (eIF3); dual function protein involved in translation initiation as a substoichiometric component (eIF3j) of eIF3; required for processing of 20S pre-rRNA; required at post-transcriptional step for efficient retrotransposition; absence results in decreased Ty1 Gag:GFP protein levels; binds to eIF3 subunits Rpg1p and Prt1p and 18S rRNA; GO_component: GO:0005737 - cytoplasm [Evidence IEA,IEA,IEA,IEA]; GO_component: GO:0016282 - eukaryotic 43S preinitiation complex [Evidence IEA]; GO_component: GO:0033290 - eukaryotic 48S preinitiation complex [Evidence IEA]; GO_component: GO:0005852 - eukaryotic translation initiation factor 3 complex [Evidence IEA,IEA]; GO_component: GO:0005852 - eukaryotic translation initiation factor 3 complex [Evidence IPI] [PMID 11179233]; GO_function: GO:0003743 - translation initiation factor activity [Evidence IEA,IEA,IEA]; GO_function: GO:0003743 - translation initiation factor activity [Evidence IPI,ISS] [PMID 11179233]; GO_process: GO:0002181 - cytoplasmic translation [Evidence IPI,ISS] [PMID 11179233]; GO_process: GO:0001731 - formation of translation preinitiation complex [Evidence IEA]; GO_process: GO:0000462 - maturation of SSU-rRNA from tricistronic rRNA transcript (SSU-rRNA, 5.8S rRNA, LSU-rRNA) [Evidence IMP] [PMID 11560931]; GO_process: GO:0006446 - regulation of translational initiation [Evidence IEA]; GO_process: GO:0006412 - translation [Evidence IEA]; GO_process: GO:0006413 - translational initiation [Evidence IEA,IEA]), giving the protein MSNWDDEDYEVPVSAVQGKFDDEEEDGVLDDWEAAGESEEESTPAGPTRVRVPMAQRVAEREKKEQEAREKAALAKSEEDAAAKKERLRKAEVDSDLNNAAALFGAVDIHPRAAATANANAAAAASAATPGKLSDLTIFKPNTKAEFDALRKTLVPILTDLSEKSTLQFANFITDFVRDVCKPLTSDQARKVTSTLNALTNDKQREERASRGKKKPKPIAKDTSLKIDAKKDTTNYDEFDDDDFM; this is encoded by the coding sequence ATGTCTAACTGGGATGATGAGGACTATGAAGTCCCTGTTTCCGCTGTGCAAGGAAAGTtcgacgatgaagaagaagatggaGTTTTAGACGACTGGGAGGCTGCTGGAGAAtccgaagaagaatccaCTCCTGCTGGACCTACTCGTGTCAGAGTTCCCATGGCCCAAAGAGTTGctgaaagagaaaaaaaggaaCAAGAAGCACGTGAAAAGGCAGCTCTTGCCAAgtctgaagaagatgctgctgctaaaaaagaaagactGCGAAAGGCTGAGGTCGATAGTGATCTTAACAACGCAGCTGCTCTCTTTGGTGCTGTCGACATTCACCCCcgtgctgctgccactgctaaTGCTAatgccgctgccgctgctagTGCCGCAACCCCTGGTAAACTCTCTGATTTAACGATTTTCAAGCCTAATACTAAGGCCGAGTTTGACGCTCTCCGCAAGACCCTGGTTCCTATCTTGACCGATTTGTCTGAGAAGTCAACTCTTCAATTCGCCAACTTCATCACCGACTTTGTCCGTGACGTTTGCAAGCCCTTGACTTCTGATCAAGCTAGAAAGGTTACCAGTACATTGAACGCTTTGACCAATGACAAGCAACGTGAAGAGCGTGCTAGCAGAGGTAAGAAGAAGCCCAAGCCAATTGCCAAGGACACTTCTCTTAAGATCGATGCCAAGAAGGATACTACAAACTACGATGagtttgatgatgatgatttcatGTAG
- a CDS encoding Csc1p, whose protein sequence is MFDEKSPDSPDSDFDPRKPSTRVLGTQIAIAVALGSISFLSFCILRYRWPKLYAARTARKKGIPPLPQSLFGWLIALYNITEQEILDYAGLDAFVFLGFFKASIQLLSLCTVCAVTVISPIRLHYTGKYDQGEDYDTMTLVRRSMMAILPRTTYLDGYANNGKKHKGGDGSSPEDYPPYLWVYVVFTYLFTIFAAAVMLRQTLKVLRVRQKYLGGQNSITDRTIRVAGISPRLRTEAAIKEHIENLGIGTVRSVSICRDWNKLDRLFDEREVIINKLERAWSEYLGPTWDESEHGLPTPSPSESNSSSRVSIGQRVANGVEDYESDYEDLIDTNEHSSLLLPRQSALQLGSKNRGFTRPTEREGLFGWFGPRVDVIDKYTFRLEELDAEIAEVRQQEFPATSTAFVTMDSVASAQMTAQAVLDPRPYKLIADTAPAPHDVVWRNLYMSKGEQIVRTYSITFAIAILTVASLVPITSLASFLQFDSIKKIWPALAQLLEKSEWALAFVTGILPPLLLTLFNVIMPYFYGYLSTLQGFVSHGEVELSVISKNFFYVFYNLFLFLTVAGASYWSYLKDTTQIAYELAKQMSQLSLFYVDLIILQGIGMFPLRLLQMGSVLRFPLFAAQCRTPRDYRDLYKPAIFNTGIHLPQPLSILIIVLLYSVLSTKILAFGTIYFIFGYFTYKYQLIYSMVHPQHSTGQAWPLIFRRVCVGIVLFHLAMAGILALQKAYFLATMLAPLPIMTFGYWYNFEKSTAPLLHFIALRAIETKGSAGNSVQGAQLSDNAIAEEEDSDDSNSDGFGSHTFSLVRGSLPSRSSPQWASLVRRQRSKSKTLDEQRERFQTYINPNLVRPLDGPWIGLEGDEVIFVGSEGTQRRKVRFEEWE, encoded by the coding sequence ATGTTTGACGAGAAGTCCCCTGATTCGCCCGACTCGGACTTTGACCCTAGAAAACCTTCAACTAGAGTCTTGGGTACTCAAATAGCAATTGCTGTGGCATTAGGGAGTATATCTTTCCTATCATTTTGTATACTACGATACCGATGGCCCAAGTTATATGCAGCCAGGACTGCTAGGAAGAAGGGTATTCCGCCACTTCCACAGTCACTTTTCGGGTGGTTAATTGCATTGTATAATATCACGGAACAAGAGATTCTCGATTATGCTGGATTAGATGCTTTTGTATTTCTAGGCTTTTTCAAAGCTTCGATCCAACTTCTGTCGCTTTGCACAGTGTGCGCTGTGACGGTCATTAGCCCCATTCGATTGCATTACACTGGAAAATATGACCAGGGTGAAGACTATGATACCATGACTTTGGTGAGAAGGTCTATGATGGCTATTTTACCACGAACAACATATCTTGATGGGTATGCTAATAATGGCAAGAAACACAAAGGAGGGGATGGCTCTTCACCTGAGGACTATCCTCCCTATTTATGGGTATATGTCGTCTTcacatatttattcacaATATTCGCAGCTGCTGTGATGTTACGACAAACTCTAAAGGTATTGCGAGTGCGTCAAAAGTATCTTGGAGGTCAAAATTCCATTACCGATAGAACTATTAGAGTTGCTGGTATTTCTCCTCGACTTAGAACAGAAGCTGCTATTAAAGAACATATAGAAAACTTGGGCATTGGAACAGTAAGATCAGTCAGCATTTGTCGAGACTGGAATAAACTTGATCGTTTGTTCGACGAGAGAGAGGTTATTATCAATAAACTTGAAAGAGCATGGAGCGAATATTTGGGCCCTACATGGGATGAGAGTGAGCATGGATTACCCACTCCGTCACCATCAGAATCAAATAGCAGCTCTCGTGTGTCTATTGGTCAACGGGTGGCAAATGGAGTAGAAGATTATGAATCTGATTACGAGGATTTAATTGATACTAATGAGCATTCAAGTTTGTTACTTCCCAGACAAAGTGCATTGCAGCTTGGCTCGAAAAATAGAGGATTTACTAGACCAACTGAACGAGAGGGTCTTTTTGGTTGGTTCGGGCCCCGAGTTGATGTCATTGACAAGTATACATTTAGACTGGAAGAGCTGGATGCTGAGATTGCTGAAGTTCGTCAGCAAGAGTTTCCTGCCACAAGCACGGCATTTGTTACTATGGATTCAGTGGCCAGCGCACAAATGACTGCACAAGCTGTCCTTGATCCAAGACCCTACAAATTAATTGCCGAtacagcaccagcacctcaTGATGTGGTATGGAGAAATTTGTATATGAGCAAAGGCGAACAAATCGTTCGTACATACTCGATTACAtttgcaattgcaatttTAACTGTTGCAAGTTTGGTGCCAATCACATCGTTGGCTTCATTTTTACAGTTCGACTCCATCAAGAAGATATGGCCAGCTTTGGCTCAGTTGCTTGAAAAATCAGAATGGGCATTGGCATTTGTTACAGGTATTCTGCCTCCACTCTTGTTGACGCTATTTAACGTAATAATGCCTTACTTCTATGGATATCTTTCAACCTTGCAAGGATTTGTCTCACATGGGGAGGTCGAGTTGTCTGTGATTAGTAAGAACTTTTTCTATGTGTTCTATAATCTGTTCTTATTCTTGACTGTTGCAGGTGCAAGCTACTGGTCCTACCTTAAAGATACCACGCAGATTGCATATGAGCTTGCCAAACAGATGAGTCAACTCTCGTTGTTTTATGTTGACTTGATTATTCTTCAGGGCATCGGTATGTTTCCTTTGAGACTACTTCAAATGGGAAGTGTTTTACGATTCCCTCTATTTGCTGCTCAGTGCAGGACTCCCCGGGATTATCGAGATTTGTATAAACCAGCAATATTTAATACTGGTATCCATTTGCCACAACCGTTATCAATTCTCATAATTGTTCTGCTGTACAGTGTGCTGTCAACCAAGATTCTTGCATTTGGAACCAtctattttatatttggtTATTTCACTTACAAGTACCAGCTCATATATTCGATGGTTCACCCTCAGCACTCGACTGGACAAGCTTGGCCGCTTATTTTCCGCAGGGTGTGCGTTGGTATTGTCTTGTTTCATTTGGCCATGGCTGGTATTCTGGCTCTTCAAAAAGCATATTTCCTAGCAACGATGCTGGCTCCTCTACCGATTATGACTTTTGGATATTGGTATAATTTTGAGAAGAGTACAGCTCCACTTCTCCATTTCATTGCTCTACGTGCAATTGAAACAAAAGGAAGTGCCGGCAATAGCGTTCAAGGCGCTCAGCTATCTGATAATGCCATtgctgaggaagaagattcaGATGATTCTAACTCAGATGGGTTTGGATCGCATACATTCAGTCTTGTTCGAGGCTCGTTACCTTCGAGAAGTTCACCTCAGTGGGCCTCTTTAGTTCGTAGGCAACGGTCGAAGAGCAAAACATTGGATGAACAGCGGGAAAGATTTCAGACATACATAAATCCAAATCTTGTCCGACCACTAGATGGACCATGGATTGGTCTAGAGGGTGATGAAGTGATATTTGTTGGTAGCGAAGGAACCCAAAGGAGGAAAGTGAGGTTTGAGGAGTGGGAATAG